In the Paenibacillus sp. FSL H7-0357 genome, one interval contains:
- a CDS encoding Crp/Fnr family transcriptional regulator, with translation MKTILLKYLTRFTSLNEEEQQAIVEEIHIEEYKKGTTLLRQGDVPTKCYFVMKGCVRQYSIDQAGKEFTSNFYTEEQGISSFNRHKHDKSSEYSLTCLEDSILVVGDLDTEQDMYHKHSQLESMTRRMVEANFGEVQEEFAAFIGSTPEERYKTLLLKRPYLVDRVPQHQLASYLGVTPESLSRIKKRINQDKI, from the coding sequence GTGAAAACAATATTGCTAAAGTACCTGACCAGATTCACATCTCTTAATGAAGAAGAGCAACAGGCAATTGTTGAGGAAATTCATATTGAGGAATACAAAAAAGGGACAACGCTCCTTAGACAAGGAGATGTCCCTACTAAATGTTATTTTGTGATGAAGGGCTGTGTGAGACAGTACTCCATAGATCAGGCGGGAAAAGAGTTCACATCTAATTTCTACACAGAAGAACAAGGCATTTCAAGTTTCAATCGTCATAAACATGATAAGTCATCCGAGTATTCTTTAACATGTCTGGAAGACTCCATATTGGTCGTTGGTGATCTTGATACCGAACAGGACATGTATCATAAACACTCCCAATTGGAGTCCATGACACGCAGGATGGTAGAGGCCAACTTTGGTGAAGTCCAAGAGGAATTCGCTGCATTTATCGGCTCTACGCCTGAAGAGCGCTACAAGACACTTTTGCTGAAACGGCCATATTTAGTCGATCGTGTACCCCAGCATCAGTTGGCGAGTTATCTTGGGGTTACCCCAGAGTCACTAAGCAGAATTAAAAAGCGGATTAATCAGGATAAGATTTAG
- a CDS encoding DUF4386 domain-containing protein yields the protein MTTPVKEGLELRKTALTAGISLIIMAIAVYFSYGYVHGSLVIQGDASATLNNLRSSNMLFRAEIFGWLLILICDIVVAWAFYLILKPIDKKLSLLGVWFRLIYSAILGIAILSLLLVMLLSSGADYLSLFTTGQLQGFVMLFLEAFELIWSAGLIIFGGHLMIVGYVAFRSDTIPKVIGILLLIAAAGYIIIHFCKSFLPQYDEFITILEFVFNVPMIVGELGFGIWLMIKGGKVPKKA from the coding sequence ATGACTACCCCAGTTAAAGAAGGGTTGGAACTGCGGAAAACAGCACTAACTGCCGGCATATCACTTATCATCATGGCGATTGCAGTATATTTTTCCTATGGTTATGTTCATGGAAGTCTTGTTATACAAGGCGATGCCAGTGCTACATTGAACAATCTCAGGTCATCCAATATGCTTTTCAGGGCTGAAATCTTTGGCTGGCTTCTTATCCTGATCTGTGACATCGTAGTTGCCTGGGCATTCTATCTTATCCTGAAGCCCATTGATAAAAAGCTGTCCTTGCTCGGTGTATGGTTCCGTCTTATCTATTCGGCTATATTGGGTATTGCCATACTGAGTTTGCTATTAGTGATGCTTCTCTCGAGCGGCGCAGACTATTTATCATTATTTACAACCGGTCAACTACAGGGATTTGTGATGCTGTTTTTGGAAGCTTTTGAATTGATCTGGTCGGCCGGTTTGATCATTTTTGGCGGGCATCTAATGATTGTGGGTTATGTCGCTTTCCGATCTGACACCATCCCTAAAGTCATTGGCATCTTATTGTTAATTGCTGCAGCAGGATATATTATCATTCACTTCTGCAAATCGTTTCTTCCACAATACGATGAGTTCATTACGATCCTTGAATTTGTATTTAATGTGCCAATGATTGTTGGAGAACTGGGGTTTGGGATATGGCTGATGATCAAAGGCGGAAAAGTCCCGAAAAAAGCATGA
- a CDS encoding glycoside hydrolase family 32 protein: protein MKQDEDSDPESTLRASYHFTTPDKWKNDPQRPIYYDGAYHYYYLYNGDYPSGNGTEWRHATSTDLVYWKDEGIAIPKYSNPNGDVWSGSVVVDEAGTSGFGKGALVAIVTQPSAEGGEQEQYLWYSTDRGKSFKAYSNAPVLPNPGTADFRDPKIMWNEHSRKWIMTLAEGTKIGFYESPNLKDWHYTSGFVTENIGLVECPDLYVMLAEDGTSKWVLGASANGKSSGKPNTYAYWTGAFDGKTFVPDRQEPQWLDYGFDWYGAVTFEDGTNSGPPAHRYALAWMNNWEYPHNTPTLHEGFNGMDSIVRQIELKQTGNGIYHLASQPLEALSKAADSTVSYKEIQVKGSTTLPFTGNSYELEADMSWSELNNMGFRLRESTDKSRHVDVGVSVEGGYTYVNRTYTGNPDTSGQYLESTSPFDASQKKVHLKIFVDKTSVEVFIDEGIIVHSSLIFPELNDQGITLFSEGGIAVFKNVVIKQFL from the coding sequence CTGAAGCAAGACGAGGATTCTGATCCAGAGTCAACCTTACGGGCCAGCTATCATTTCACAACGCCAGACAAGTGGAAAAACGACCCGCAAAGGCCCATTTATTACGATGGAGCCTACCATTACTATTATTTGTATAACGGTGATTATCCGAGTGGGAATGGCACGGAATGGCGGCATGCCACATCCACAGATCTGGTGTATTGGAAGGACGAAGGCATCGCCATCCCCAAATATAGTAATCCGAATGGCGATGTCTGGTCAGGTTCGGTTGTTGTGGACGAGGCAGGCACCTCAGGTTTCGGAAAAGGCGCTCTGGTCGCGATTGTGACACAACCCTCCGCCGAAGGGGGAGAACAAGAGCAGTATTTATGGTATAGCACCGACCGGGGAAAATCATTTAAGGCTTACAGTAACGCTCCTGTTCTGCCGAATCCGGGAACTGCTGATTTTAGAGACCCGAAAATCATGTGGAATGAGCATTCCCGCAAATGGATCATGACTTTGGCAGAAGGCACAAAAATAGGTTTTTACGAGTCTCCCAACTTAAAAGACTGGCACTATACAAGCGGTTTTGTAACGGAGAATATCGGGCTTGTGGAATGTCCCGATCTGTACGTAATGCTTGCGGAAGACGGGACCTCTAAATGGGTGCTTGGGGCCAGCGCCAATGGGAAATCATCAGGAAAGCCGAACACCTACGCTTACTGGACAGGAGCTTTTGACGGAAAGACATTTGTCCCTGATCGGCAGGAACCACAGTGGCTGGATTATGGCTTTGATTGGTATGGTGCTGTAACCTTTGAAGACGGGACTAACAGCGGTCCTCCTGCTCACCGTTACGCTTTAGCCTGGATGAACAATTGGGAATATCCCCATAATACTCCGACGCTGCACGAAGGCTTTAACGGAATGGACTCTATTGTTCGTCAAATTGAACTTAAACAGACTGGCAACGGCATTTATCATCTGGCTTCGCAACCGCTTGAAGCCCTAAGTAAGGCGGCGGATTCAACCGTCTCCTATAAAGAAATCCAAGTAAAGGGCTCTACAACACTTCCGTTCACAGGAAACTCGTATGAGCTTGAGGCCGATATGTCCTGGTCTGAGCTCAACAATATGGGATTTAGACTCCGGGAATCCACCGATAAAAGCCGTCATGTAGATGTCGGAGTTTCTGTAGAGGGCGGTTACACCTATGTCAATCGGACTTATACAGGAAATCCTGACACGAGTGGACAATATCTGGAAAGCACGTCTCCATTCGATGCCAGCCAGAAGAAGGTTCATCTGAAAATTTTTGTCGATAAAACAAGCGTCGAAGTCTTTATTGATGAGGGTATCATTGTGCATTCCAGTCTCATTTTCCCGGAATTAAACGATCAAGGCATTACCTTATTCTCAGAAGGCGGAATCGCGGTCTTTAAAAATGTTGTGATTAAGCAGTTCCTTTAA
- a CDS encoding glycoside hydrolase family 68 protein, which translates to MNIKKMVRQATAVTFTAALLTGGGASALAKDDNSKNYNEDFGFSHITRADMMKIPEQQKSENFQIPSFDASTIKNIPTANTVDESGNALDLDVWDSWPLQNADGTVAEYNGYHIVFALAGDPKKGWDTFVYMFYQKVGDTSIDSWKNAGRVFKNSDKYVSNDPILNNQAEEWSGSATLTKEGKVRLFYTNRQGWDPANNFFGKQTLTTAQVNVSKPDADTLKVDGVEDLKSIFDGDSKFYQNVDQAFGEGNYDDNHTLRDPHYVEDNGHKYLVFEANTGTETGYQGEQSLDIRTYYGGNKPFFEAEKNKLLSSPKKSLATLANGALGIIELNDDYSLKKVMKPLIASNTVTDEIERANIFEMNNKWYLFTDSRGSKMTIDGIGANDVYMLGYVADSLTGPYKPLNKSGLVLHMDLDPSDVTWTYSHFAIPQAKGNNVVITSYMTNRGLYEDQQSTFAPSFLLNIKGSKTSVVKDSVLEQGQLTVN; encoded by the coding sequence ATGAATATCAAAAAGATGGTAAGACAAGCAACAGCAGTAACCTTTACAGCAGCTTTACTTACAGGTGGCGGGGCTTCAGCTTTGGCCAAAGACGATAACAGCAAGAATTACAATGAAGACTTTGGTTTTTCCCACATTACCCGCGCTGACATGATGAAAATACCGGAACAACAAAAAAGCGAGAATTTTCAAATCCCTTCGTTTGATGCTTCCACCATCAAAAACATTCCTACTGCAAATACAGTGGATGAGTCTGGCAATGCTCTTGATCTGGATGTTTGGGACAGCTGGCCGCTTCAGAACGCAGACGGAACCGTTGCCGAATATAATGGCTACCATATCGTGTTCGCTTTAGCGGGAGATCCTAAAAAAGGATGGGACACCTTCGTATACATGTTCTATCAAAAAGTAGGCGACACCTCGATTGATAGCTGGAAAAATGCCGGCAGAGTATTTAAAAATAGTGATAAATACGTTTCAAACGATCCGATTCTAAATAACCAAGCCGAAGAATGGTCCGGTTCCGCAACCTTAACCAAGGAAGGCAAAGTCCGCTTGTTCTATACCAACCGCCAAGGCTGGGATCCGGCGAATAACTTTTTCGGCAAGCAAACCTTGACGACTGCTCAAGTGAATGTGTCCAAGCCTGATGCGGATACGCTGAAAGTGGATGGCGTGGAAGATCTCAAATCAATCTTTGACGGAGACAGCAAGTTCTATCAAAATGTGGATCAAGCATTCGGTGAAGGTAACTATGATGATAACCACACGTTAAGAGATCCTCACTATGTGGAAGATAACGGTCATAAATATCTTGTTTTTGAAGCCAATACCGGAACGGAAACAGGTTACCAGGGAGAACAATCGTTAGACATCAGAACTTATTATGGAGGCAACAAACCCTTCTTCGAAGCTGAAAAAAATAAATTGTTGTCCAGTCCTAAGAAATCTCTTGCGACCTTAGCGAACGGCGCACTGGGTATTATTGAGTTGAATGATGATTACTCGCTCAAAAAAGTGATGAAGCCGCTGATTGCCTCCAATACCGTAACGGATGAAATTGAACGTGCGAACATATTTGAAATGAATAACAAATGGTATTTGTTCACCGATTCCAGAGGCTCCAAAATGACCATTGATGGAATCGGCGCTAATGATGTATACATGCTCGGTTATGTAGCAGATTCATTGACCGGTCCTTACAAACCGTTGAACAAAAGCGGGCTTGTACTGCATATGGACCTTGATCCTAGTGATGTTACCTGGACTTACTCTCACTTCGCGATCCCGCAAGCAAAAGGAAATAACGTGGTAATCACAAGCTATATGACTAACAGAGGTTTGTATGAGGACCAGCAGTCCACTTTCGCCCCAAGCTTCCTGTTGAACATTAAAGGCTCGAAGACCTCGGTAGTTAAAGACAGCGTTCTGGAACAAGGACAATTAACGGTTAACTAA
- a CDS encoding PRD domain-containing protein → MKIKKILNNNAVVVNDLGEEKIVMGSGIAFQKGKNDIIDPSLIEKVFIMDDPDQYGHLQEMLGTLPEEEIAASEQIISYAERELEVTFNEHIHIALTDHLSFALERIAKGTMIQNTLLDEIRILYPREFQIGQQAKNIIYETLQVEIPVDEVGYIAMHIHTAWKNAGAHGTNTEMAAMIRDIAEGVEQAAGVTLKRGSANYERLVTQLENILKSDKTGKLLNELNPEIVRIAKERYTRAYLQAKEVGDQVEEDYGYTFIDSQLVFIAMEIDRICTRSMDGNILK, encoded by the coding sequence ATGAAAATCAAAAAAATTCTGAACAACAACGCGGTTGTGGTAAACGACCTTGGAGAGGAAAAGATTGTCATGGGTTCCGGTATTGCTTTTCAGAAAGGGAAAAACGATATTATAGATCCGTCCCTTATTGAAAAAGTGTTCATTATGGATGACCCGGATCAATACGGCCATTTGCAGGAAATGCTGGGGACACTGCCTGAAGAAGAGATTGCCGCGTCCGAACAAATTATTTCTTATGCTGAACGTGAACTGGAAGTGACGTTTAATGAGCATATTCACATTGCACTGACAGATCACCTCTCCTTCGCTTTGGAGCGGATCGCTAAAGGAACGATGATCCAGAACACGCTGCTGGATGAAATCCGCATTTTATATCCGAGAGAGTTCCAGATTGGACAACAGGCCAAAAACATTATCTATGAAACACTGCAGGTCGAAATTCCCGTGGACGAGGTCGGATATATCGCCATGCATATCCATACTGCCTGGAAAAACGCCGGAGCTCACGGAACAAATACCGAAATGGCGGCAATGATCCGTGATATTGCTGAAGGTGTGGAACAGGCTGCCGGTGTTACGCTCAAACGAGGCTCCGCCAATTACGAGCGTCTGGTGACTCAGCTTGAAAACATCCTGAAATCTGATAAAACCGGCAAGCTTCTCAATGAGTTGAACCCTGAAATTGTACGAATTGCCAAAGAACGCTACACCCGGGCCTACTTGCAGGCCAAGGAGGTTGGCGATCAGGTTGAAGAAGATTACGGGTATACTTTCATCGACAGCCAGCTGGTATTTATCGCCATGGAAATTGATCGGATCTGTACACGGTCGATGGATGGTAATATATTGAAATGA
- a CDS encoding PTS transporter subunit EIIC has product MTQGNIRPEQAGETAKEIRGSARELAVHLIRLSGGSGNVLEAIHCTTRLRLRLRDSSLVDEAGLSGMQEVQGVFFRAEQLQIILGSANVFKVHRQVVRILQDGQLTQQEEVQSAGPSESISPDSTAGSKRALLPFWSEVRKRKPSMPATGTDGSPSKSKNLVKGVLRQMVDAVSFFSDIVVPMIPLFVGVGLLLGLLSMMEAFGWAQPESVPFRTLSLLTGSAFQILAVMFGYHTAKRFGGTPALGAAIGVVMTRPDLLQVTGFGGAPISSENLLLTPQFGYPGAVIPTILAVLLMSLIEKWLRRILPSSTAVMLIPFLSLAAGGSIAILVIGPLTYELSSSLGSLLEVVFRYGSSFFGLLLGGIYSSVVVSGLHHGIQAIEIGLITNPDVGVNFLLPIWSMANIGQAAAGLAVYARTRDKALKKIALPASITAFLGITEPVTFGVNLKLGRPFLGAALGGAAGGAYVAYYQVAADSFGLTGIPMIAFTVQLGQLNLIHYLIGFLLSAITAFTATWILGVDKRLLKEQTSIGE; this is encoded by the coding sequence ATGACGCAAGGGAATATCCGTCCGGAACAGGCTGGAGAGACTGCGAAGGAGATCCGCGGTTCGGCAAGGGAATTGGCTGTACATCTGATTAGGCTGTCCGGAGGATCCGGCAATGTATTAGAAGCCATCCACTGCACAACCCGGCTTCGCCTTAGACTGCGGGACAGTTCCCTAGTGGACGAAGCCGGCCTTTCCGGCATGCAGGAGGTTCAGGGCGTGTTCTTTCGAGCCGAACAGCTGCAAATTATACTGGGATCAGCCAACGTCTTTAAGGTGCACCGCCAGGTTGTCCGCATCCTTCAAGACGGCCAGCTAACACAGCAGGAAGAGGTTCAGTCTGCCGGACCCTCTGAATCCATAAGCCCGGACAGCACTGCCGGGTCCAAGCGGGCTCTACTTCCTTTCTGGTCTGAAGTACGGAAACGGAAACCCTCCATGCCGGCCACCGGCACCGATGGTTCGCCTTCCAAGTCAAAGAACCTGGTCAAAGGTGTGCTCAGACAGATGGTCGATGCGGTAAGCTTTTTTTCCGATATCGTCGTGCCCATGATTCCACTCTTTGTCGGGGTCGGCCTGCTGCTGGGCCTGCTTAGTATGATGGAAGCCTTCGGCTGGGCGCAGCCGGAGAGTGTCCCGTTCCGAACCTTGTCATTACTGACAGGTTCAGCATTTCAGATTTTGGCTGTGATGTTTGGTTATCACACGGCCAAGCGGTTTGGAGGCACCCCTGCGCTCGGCGCTGCAATCGGCGTTGTCATGACCCGTCCTGATCTATTGCAGGTCACCGGATTCGGAGGAGCACCGATAAGTTCTGAGAATTTATTATTAACGCCGCAGTTCGGGTATCCAGGAGCCGTAATTCCTACGATTCTTGCGGTATTGCTAATGAGTCTAATTGAGAAGTGGCTGCGCCGGATCCTTCCATCATCGACTGCAGTTATGCTGATCCCCTTTTTAAGCCTTGCCGCCGGGGGCAGCATTGCGATTCTGGTCATCGGTCCACTCACCTACGAACTGAGCAGCTCTCTTGGCAGCTTGCTGGAAGTGGTGTTCAGATACGGCAGTTCGTTTTTCGGTCTGCTGCTTGGCGGAATCTATAGCTCTGTTGTCGTGAGCGGTCTGCATCATGGCATTCAGGCAATTGAAATCGGATTGATCACCAATCCGGACGTCGGCGTCAATTTCCTGCTTCCCATCTGGTCTATGGCGAATATCGGCCAAGCTGCCGCCGGACTGGCCGTGTATGCCAGAACCCGTGACAAAGCATTGAAAAAAATAGCCCTACCCGCTTCAATCACCGCCTTTCTCGGCATCACCGAACCGGTCACCTTCGGCGTCAACCTGAAGCTTGGCCGCCCTTTCTTGGGCGCTGCTTTGGGAGGTGCCGCCGGAGGGGCTTATGTAGCTTATTATCAGGTGGCAGCTGATTCGTTCGGCTTAACCGGGATTCCAATGATCGCCTTTACCGTCCAGCTCGGGCAGCTGAATCTTATCCATTATTTGATTGGTTTTCTACTATCAGCAATAACAGCCTTTACAGCCACCTGGATTCTTGGGGTTGACAAGCGACTTCTTAAGGAACAAACAAGCATAGGAGAATAA
- a CDS encoding YjdF family protein: MKLTVYHDGQYWVGVVEQEDQGKLKAARYIFGREPKDEEILHFVREEMWRLLGGLSQEVAVKLSDTKKVNPKRLARQAAYELSKNGVSTHAQKAMNLEYEKNKREKQTCSNQQREAMKARIRELKEKKAKEKHRGH; encoded by the coding sequence TTGAAGCTTACGGTTTATCACGATGGGCAGTATTGGGTAGGTGTTGTGGAGCAGGAAGACCAAGGGAAATTGAAGGCAGCCAGGTACATTTTTGGAAGAGAGCCTAAGGACGAGGAAATTCTCCATTTTGTCCGTGAGGAAATGTGGAGGCTGCTCGGTGGCCTCTCACAAGAAGTTGCCGTAAAGTTGTCTGATACGAAGAAGGTCAATCCGAAGCGGCTGGCAAGGCAGGCAGCGTATGAATTAAGCAAGAATGGGGTCTCCACCCATGCTCAAAAGGCTATGAATTTGGAGTATGAGAAGAACAAAAGGGAGAAACAGACTTGTTCTAATCAGCAACGGGAAGCCATGAAGGCCCGGATAAGGGAATTGAAGGAGAAAAAAGCGAAGGAAAAACATCGCGGACATTAA
- a CDS encoding DUF4097 family beta strand repeat-containing protein, which produces MKGSILKRLMKCLLAVLSLVMVLIYTGRGGPGLIFARQLSEADFKTTPLVRAKATAAGFSFDKGMTSISLAKNIQSVAIKNRNGSIEIKQGSGSTIEIHTTVVVDQAGEKEASAVAEKTELRVKEGKVLDIEAYSERYGRSHHKEASIHLTVTLPKKLAADLQANVSNGNISLSKVLSVGRVKLSSANGNVDAKGIGNNISLRSDNGTIHVSDAKQAVQATVMNGDIVANQIAGPLGMETMNGNLSSKEASSTIEAVSSTGNIRIESRKVGGNWEVSSNVGNVYLAWPGSAEVEVDGKTALGEPQTDFPLAVKNNHVTGTIGKGTYRIEASSMAGLSLMKTR; this is translated from the coding sequence ATGAAAGGTTCAATATTGAAGCGTTTAATGAAGTGTCTACTGGCCGTGCTATCCCTGGTGATGGTGCTGATTTATACGGGCCGGGGCGGCCCAGGGCTCATCTTTGCACGGCAGCTGTCCGAAGCGGATTTCAAGACCACGCCGCTTGTGCGGGCAAAGGCTACGGCAGCGGGATTTTCTTTTGACAAAGGCATGACAAGCATCTCCTTAGCGAAAAACATCCAATCGGTTGCCATCAAGAACCGAAATGGCTCAATTGAAATTAAGCAGGGCAGCGGGAGCACTATTGAAATTCATACAACGGTGGTTGTGGATCAAGCGGGTGAGAAGGAGGCGTCGGCTGTTGCGGAGAAGACTGAGCTTCGGGTAAAGGAGGGGAAGGTTCTGGATATTGAGGCCTACAGTGAACGTTATGGCAGAAGCCATCATAAGGAGGCAAGTATTCATCTGACCGTTACACTGCCCAAGAAATTGGCAGCTGATCTGCAGGCGAATGTGAGCAACGGCAACATCAGCTTATCAAAGGTTCTCAGCGTCGGCAGAGTTAAGCTCTCGTCAGCGAACGGCAACGTTGATGCCAAAGGCATCGGCAATAATATTTCCCTGCGGAGCGACAATGGCACCATTCATGTGTCTGATGCGAAGCAGGCTGTTCAGGCCACCGTGATGAACGGGGATATTGTGGCTAATCAGATCGCCGGACCGCTCGGCATGGAAACCATGAACGGCAACCTGTCCTCCAAAGAAGCCAGCTCCACGATCGAAGCCGTATCATCCACCGGGAACATCCGCATTGAAAGTCGAAAGGTTGGCGGTAACTGGGAAGTTTCCTCAAATGTAGGAAATGTGTACCTGGCTTGGCCGGGGAGCGCGGAGGTGGAGGTCGACGGGAAGACGGCCCTTGGCGAGCCGCAGACTGATTTTCCGCTGGCGGTAAAAAACAATCACGTGACCGGAACCATTGGCAAAGGGACTTATCGTATAGAAGCATCCTCCATGGCCGGGTTATCCTTAATGAAAACCAGATAA
- a CDS encoding response regulator transcription factor, whose amino-acid sequence MKERVLIIEDEMAMVRLLELELSYEGYETTIASDGPDGVDKALSESFDFILLDLNLPGINGIEVCKRIRAAKQTPIIMITARDTVSDRVRGLDTGADDYVPKPFAIEELLARMRSVQRRLQTKETGDMLSAKDLTLSVASHRVSRAGRDIELSQREFELLHCLLLHKNRLMHREALLNLVWGYSYEGETNVVDVYIRYVRMKVDEGFGEKLIHTVRGSGYILRD is encoded by the coding sequence GTGAAGGAGCGCGTCTTAATCATCGAAGATGAAATGGCAATGGTACGGCTGCTGGAATTGGAACTCTCGTATGAGGGCTATGAGACTACGATTGCAAGTGATGGGCCTGATGGGGTGGATAAAGCCCTGAGTGAGAGCTTTGACTTTATTCTGCTTGATCTGAATTTACCCGGAATCAATGGCATAGAAGTATGCAAAAGAATCCGTGCAGCAAAGCAAACGCCGATTATTATGATCACGGCGAGGGATACCGTAAGTGACCGGGTCCGCGGGCTGGATACCGGTGCGGATGATTATGTGCCGAAGCCATTCGCCATCGAGGAGCTTCTCGCCCGCATGCGTTCGGTACAGCGCAGACTTCAGACCAAGGAGACCGGGGACATGCTTAGCGCCAAAGATTTGACGTTAAGTGTAGCCTCACATCGCGTAAGCCGCGCGGGTCGGGACATTGAATTGTCGCAGCGCGAATTTGAGCTGCTCCACTGTCTGCTGCTCCACAAGAACCGGCTGATGCATCGCGAGGCGCTGCTGAATCTGGTATGGGGTTATTCCTACGAAGGTGAGACGAATGTCGTGGATGTCTATATCCGGTATGTGCGTATGAAAGTGGATGAAGGCTTTGGAGAAAAGCTGATCCATACCGTCCGCGGAAGCGGCTATATCTTAAGGGATTGA
- a CDS encoding sensor histidine kinase yields MKTWTFSRKVSASIALASLMVAIVLSGFVYIMFSQWTEGQEVNLLEAKLRQFELQIGEVSFLPSLLKPGIGKGSGAAAVLKPDLSSFAADLDKGQRLQMLDSKERVLAEAGIGGVDKAVRYKAESDMALPAYGSVKLRLTDSGYSRTATAVREVGRILLFGLLIAAGIAVVAGWIVARSALKPIRSMIGEVQSIGANNLSRRLQLPAARDELYELGATFNGLLHKLSVSFDQQRRFVADASHELKTPLAIIEGHTHMMQRWGKKSPDVLEESLAFMMDETRRMKELIAQLLLLAETEEPLPDVAGDGGCDLKATLNELLPQTVHVNSEVKLCYEEERSGEALLIRMPASASYQVLRNIVENALKYTPEGGTVSLEHFIENGQVIVSVSDTGMGISSQQLPHIFDRFYRTEGSRNRTQGGSGLGLAIAKAIMERYGGSIVIESTPGQGTKVTLRFVQG; encoded by the coding sequence TTGAAGACATGGACGTTCTCCCGTAAAGTCAGCGCATCCATTGCGCTGGCGTCTCTTATGGTGGCAATCGTGCTCAGCGGCTTCGTATATATCATGTTCAGTCAGTGGACAGAAGGTCAGGAAGTCAATTTGCTGGAGGCCAAGCTCAGGCAGTTTGAGCTTCAGATTGGGGAGGTTTCCTTCTTGCCTTCACTGCTTAAGCCGGGAATTGGAAAAGGCAGCGGAGCCGCAGCGGTGCTTAAACCGGATTTGTCGTCTTTTGCGGCTGACTTGGATAAAGGGCAGCGGCTCCAAATGCTGGATTCGAAGGAAAGGGTATTGGCGGAGGCGGGGATAGGGGGAGTAGACAAAGCCGTCAGATACAAGGCTGAAAGTGACATGGCTTTACCCGCATACGGGTCTGTTAAGCTGCGGCTTACAGACAGCGGGTATTCAAGGACAGCGACAGCGGTGCGGGAAGTTGGCAGAATTCTGCTGTTTGGCTTATTAATCGCAGCAGGAATAGCAGTTGTGGCCGGATGGATTGTAGCCCGATCAGCCTTGAAGCCGATCCGCAGCATGATCGGGGAGGTTCAGAGCATCGGAGCCAATAATTTATCCCGGCGGCTGCAGCTGCCTGCCGCGAGGGATGAGCTCTATGAACTGGGAGCAACCTTCAATGGGCTCTTGCATAAGCTTAGTGTCTCCTTTGACCAGCAGCGGCGCTTTGTCGCCGATGCCTCGCATGAGCTTAAGACACCGCTCGCCATCATCGAGGGGCATACGCATATGATGCAGCGGTGGGGGAAGAAATCGCCGGATGTGCTGGAAGAGTCGCTCGCTTTCATGATGGATGAAACCAGAAGGATGAAGGAGCTGATCGCCCAGCTGCTGCTGCTTGCCGAAACGGAAGAACCTCTGCCGGACGTTGCCGGTGATGGAGGCTGCGATCTTAAGGCAACCTTGAATGAGCTGCTTCCCCAGACCGTACATGTGAATTCTGAAGTGAAGCTGTGTTATGAAGAGGAGCGCAGCGGGGAAGCGCTGCTGATCCGGATGCCTGCAAGCGCAAGCTATCAGGTGCTGCGCAATATTGTAGAGAATGCGCTGAAGTATACGCCAGAAGGCGGTACGGTAAGTCTTGAGCATTTCATAGAAAATGGACAAGTGATTGTGTCAGTCTCGGATACGGGAATGGGGATTTCCTCCCAGCAGCTGCCACATATCTTCGACCGCTTCTACCGCACGGAGGGATCGCGGAACCGGACTCAGGGAGGTTCCGGGCTTGGCCTTGCCATTGCCAAAGCCATTATGGAGCGGTATGGGGGTTCCATTGTAATCGAGAGTACGCCGGGGCAGGGGACGAAAGTGACGCTGCGGTTTGTCCAAGGGTAA